In one Lycium barbarum isolate Lr01 chromosome 7, ASM1917538v2, whole genome shotgun sequence genomic region, the following are encoded:
- the LOC132603108 gene encoding pyrophosphate-energized vacuolar membrane proton pump-like, whose amino-acid sequence MGVTILTDLGTDILIPLCAVIGIAFSLFQWFLVSKVKVSIDNKEVSGGDDKNGYAESLIEEEEGINDQNIVQKCAEIQNAISEGSTSFLFTMYQYVGIFMVAFAILIFVFLGSVEGFSTKDQPCTYDITKTCKPALATAAFSTVSFLLGAVTSVVSGFLGMKIATYANARTTLEARKGVSKAFIVAFRSGAVMGFLLAANGLLVLFITILLFKMYYGDDWEGLFEAITGYGLGGSSMALFGRVGGGIYTKAADVGADLVGKVERNIPEDDPRNPAVIADNVGDNVGDIAGMGSDLFGSYAESSCAALVVASISSFGVNHEFTAMLYPLLISSVGILVCLLTTLFATDFFEVKAVKEIEPALKKQLVISTVLMTIGIAIVSWVALPSTFTIFNFGVQKEVQSWQLFLCVAVGLWAGLVIGFVTEYYTSNAYSPVQDVADSCRTGAATNVIFGLALGYKSVIIPIFAIAISIFVSFSFAAMYGIAVAALGMLSTIATGLAIDAYGPISDNAGGIAEMAGMSHRIRERTDALDAAGNTTAAIGKGFAIGSAALVSLALFGAFVSRAAISTVDVLTPKVFIGLLVGAMLPYWFSAMTMKSVGSAALKMVEEVRRQFNTIPGLMEGTAKPDYATCVKISTDASIKEMIPPGCLVMLTPLIVGILFGVETLSGVLAGSLVSGVQIAISASNTGGAWDNAKKYIEAGASEHARTLGPKGSDAHKAAVIGDTVGDPLKDTSGPSLNILIKLMAVESLVFAPFFATHGGLLFKLF is encoded by the exons atgggaGTGACAATTTTAACAGATCTGGGAACGGATATTTTGATTCCGTTATGTGCTGTCATAGGCATAGCTTTCTCCCTTTTCCAGTGGTTTCTCGTTTCAAAAGTTAAGGTTAGTATTGATAATAAGGAGGTTAGTGGTGGTGATGATAAGAATGGTTATGCTGAATCTttaattgaagaagaagaagggattaaTGACCAAAATATTGTTCAAAAATGCGCTGAGATTCAAAACGCCATTTCTGAAG GATCAACCTCATTTCTCTTTACAATGTACCAGTATGTTGGTATTTTCATGGTTGCTTTTGCaatcttgatctttgttttcctcGGCTCTGTTGAGGGTTTCAGCACAAAGGACCAGCCTTGTACATATGACATCACCAAAACTTGCAAGCCAGCTCTTGCCACTGCTGCCTTCAGCACCGTATCCTTCTTGCTTGGTGCTGTTACCTCTGTGGTGTCCGGGTTCCTTGGAATGAAAATTGCTACATATGCAAATGCCAGAACTACCTTGGAGGCTAGAAAAGGTGTCAGCAAAGCTTTTATTGTTGCATTCAGATCTGGTGCTGTGATGGGTTTCCTTCTTGCTGCAAACGGTCTTTTGGTTTTGTTCATAACCATCCTTCTATTTAAGATGTACTACGGTGACGACTGGGAAGGTCTATTTGAGGCTATAACTGGTTATGGTCTTGGTGGATCTTCAATGGCTCTCTTTGGTAGAGTTGGTGGAGGAATTTATACCAAGGCAGCTGATGTTGGAGCTGATCTTGTGGGCAAGGTGGAGAGGAACATCCCTGAAGATGATCCTAGAAACCCAGCG GTGATTGCTGACAATGTTGGTGACAATGTCGGAGATATTGCTGGTATGGGATCAGATCTGTTTGGATCATATGCAGAATCATCCTGTGCAGCTCTTGTTGTTGCTTCAATCTCCTCCTTCGGTGTCAATCATGAGTTCACAGCTATGCTATATCCCCTTCTCATCAGCTCTGTTGGCATCCTCGTATGTTTGCTTACCACCTTATTTGCTACCGATTTCTTTGAAGTCAAGGCTGTTAAGGAAATTGAGCCAGCATTGAAGAAGCAACTCGTTATCTCAACTGTCCTCATGACGATTGGAATTGCTATTGTTAGTTGGGTCGCTCTTCCATCGACCTTCACAATATTCAATTTCGGAGTTCAGAAAGAAGTACAAAGCTG GCAGTTGTTCTTGTGTGTCGCAGTTGGTTTGTGGGCCGGACTTGTTATTGGGTTTGTCACTGAGTACTATACCAGCAATGCGTACAG CCCTGTGCAAGATGTTGCTGATTCATGCCGCACTGGTGCTGCCACTAATGTTATTTTTGGCCTTGCCTTGGGTTACAAATCAGTTATCATCCCCATTTTTGCCATTGCAATCAGTATCTTTGTTAGCTTCAGCTTTGCTGCAATGTACGGCATTGCAGTTGCTGCCCTTGGAATGCTGAGCACTATCGCCACTGGTTTGGCAATTGATGCATATGGTCCCATTAGTGACAATGCAGGAGGCATTGCTGAGATGGCTGGAATGAGCCACAGAATCAGAGAGAGAACTGATGCACTTGATGCTGCAGGAAACACTACTGCTGCTATTGGAAAG GGATTTGCCATTGGTTCTGCTGCTCTCGTATCTCTGGCCCTCtttggggcatttgtcagccggGCAGCAATTTCCACTGTAGATGTCTTGACACCTAAAGTATTTATTGGTTTGCTAGTCGGTGCTATGCTTCCTTATTGGTTCTCCGCCATGACAATGAAGAGTGTTGGAAGCGCTGCTCTTAAGATGGTTGAGGAAGTGCGCAGGCAATTCAACACCATCCCTGGTCTCATGGAAGGAACAGCCAAGCCCGACTATGCCACCTGTGTCAAGATCTCCACAGATGCATCAATCAAGGAGATGATCCCACCTGGTTGTCTTGTCATGCTCACTCCATTGATTGTTGGGATCTTGTTTGGTGTCGAAACACTGTCTGGTGTGCTCGCAGGATCTCTCGTCTCCGGTGTACAG ATTGCCATCTCTGCATCTAACACTGGTGGTGCCTGGGATAATGCTAAGAAGTACATTGAG GCTGGAGCCTCAGAACATGCAAGAACTCTTGGCCCCAAGGGATCTGATGCACACAAAGCTGCTGTTATTGGTGACACTGTTGGTGACCCTCTCAAGGACACATCTGGACCATCATTGAACATTCTTATCAAGCTGATGGCTGTCGAGTCCCTCGTGTTCGCTCCATTCTTCGCCACCCACGGTGGTCTCCTCTTCAAGTTGTTTTAA